In the Brachyhypopomus gauderio isolate BG-103 chromosome 4, BGAUD_0.2, whole genome shotgun sequence genome, one interval contains:
- the LOC143512730 gene encoding uncharacterized protein LOC143512730 encodes MTSSWTNDKEEEFVAMIEGKPELFDNTEMNFTNKTAKMNAWLELADHFQINEKELRKRWDSLRTQYSRYTKMYSPGTADGRLCTARQQWILQRLKFLDPHIKRRSSYCTDLDYEVMVVENSCDELSPAQVDVELEADGMNTVMLHRAICSDSEQTDATRLHLAKRLFQDAEKRSVDSPSYHSSKRVCDRGFERIDAQGLAPRAGRESVECAEGEVDSANPHMLSLSPAAYAGDRWDAFGRYVASCLRSLESCGSRAQAQDELCAILQRHTQRDGEEEDAERKRRASACTPCRASNQSNSSCPSAASSEQNRTPTQRGPATPTQRGPATPTQRGPATPTQPESAPPTQRKPTTPNQREPAALALQDDIEPFLKSMAIVIQRLPEGARAEVKFRVHELVHRAQMKHLYEHTNTQTAAAANQVSTWENGLNYNLI; translated from the exons ATGACATCCTCTTGGACTAACGATAAAGAAGAAGAGTTTGTGGCCATGATTGAGGGGAAACCTGAATTATTTGATAATACAGAGATGAACTTCACAAACAAGACAGCAAAGATGAATGCCTGGCTGGAGCTGGCAGATCATTTTCAAATCAACG AGAAGGAACTGCGAAAGAGATGGGACTCGCTTCGGActcagtacagcaggtacacgAAGATGTACTCTCCAGGAACCGCGGATGGACGTCTGTGCACCGCCAGACAGCAGTGGATCCTGCAGCGCCTGAAGTTCCTGGACCCTCACATAAAGAGAAGGTCTTCTTACTGCACCGATCTGGACTACGAG GTGATGGTGGTTGAAAACAGCTGTGATGAGTTGAGTCCAGCACAGGTTGATGTGGAGCTAGAGGCGGATGGCATGAACACCGTCATGCTACACCGTGCCATCTGTTCGGACAGCGAGCAGACTGACGCCACCAGGCTGCACCTGGCCAAACGCCTGTTCCAGGATGCGGAGAAGAGGAGTGTGGACTCTCCTTCGTATCACAGCAGCAAAAGAGTCTGCGATAGAGGCTTTGAACGGATCGACGCCCAGGGACTTGCCCCACGCGCCGGGAGGGAAAGTGTGGAGTGtgcagagggagaggtggacTCGGCAAACCCACATATGCTCTCCCTCAGCCCTGCGGCCTACGCAGGGGACCGCTGGGATGCGTTCGGCAGGTACGTGGCGTCCTGCCTCAGGAGCCTGGAGTCGTGCGGGAGCCGGGCCCAAGCGCAGGATGAGCTGTGTGCTATtttacagagacacacacaaagggacggagaggaggaggatgcggagaggaagaggagggcgaGTGCGTGCACGCCCTGTCGTGCCTCAAATCAGAGCAACAGCAGCTGTCCAAGTGCTGCCTCCTCAGAGCAGAATCGCACACCCACCCAGCGAGGGCCCGCCACGCCAACCCAGCGAGGGCCCGCCACGCCCACCCAGCGAGGGCCTGCCACGCCCACCCAGCCAGAGTCTGCCCCGCCCACCCAGCGAAAGCCCACCACGCCCAATCAGCGAGAGCCCGCCGCGCTCGCCCTCCAGGACGACATTGAACCCTTCCTCAAGTCCATGGCCATTGTTATCCAGAGGCTACCGGAGGGTGCCAGAGCTGAGGTGAAGTTCAGGGTCCATGAACTGGTGCACAGGGCCCAGATGAAACACCtgtatgaacacacaaacacccagacTGCAGCTGCAGCTAACCAGGTCTCCACCTGGGAGAACGGACTCAACTACAACCTCATCTGA
- the lzts1 gene encoding leucine zipper putative tumor suppressor 1, with protein sequence MGSVSSLISGHSLHSKHCRSAAPSSKSGRGRKSGRGRKSGRGLDSLLKHGFSQDSSNNSNAKVSYGSGKNEDFFYIKVSQNPGAGLQRGTEDKEDEEEELTEMGQRKGTPLELVPLSEKLDKSAENAVICPTAFKPVLPQSSSSSVETHNNLSTILGVHVSPITRWRESQEPKQESTSGTLSDSGHNSMTSLPTHSTAGSSQTDNLSACTGNQLHYRGSSPKSALHGGVCVNGTTAPSLVVNGNDWTISNGGAGGTADASSRSVGVLSHNGPSNLSCVHELGSLNKNTTDATLTPDPLQQHRSPTTSPESRGGVRSPISTDESLIQQLERKLLARESELAELHTCFEEKESDSCRLFEENQRYCADEMAGLKKRCSTKLRQASQRALQTQQELQLQVLQLQQDKEHLQEEVKQLVQDKEVAENQLRRYRSQQNQLAPTLEETQWEVCQKAGEISLLKQQLKDSKCDVATKLREIVALKASLRENKSCLQDLQHRSREYEEALHSQSIEMKVCQNELQRKKNEADVLREKVGKLETDIRGMKQDLALAKEEQLQLLNMRATLEENRLQLQLSQAKMEVSGAFRAKMVNPEGLGKGKGGEINIDALHKEVDRLREQLKEEKQKKDKMISTFQEERQTWNTEKDKVIRYQKQLQYNYLQMHRKNQDLEKILRDLTAEMENRVEQDLDAHRGDLHHDSIASEI encoded by the exons ATGGGTAGTGTCAGCAGTTTGATATCTGGCCACAGCCTCCACAGTAAACATTGCAGGTCAGCTGCCCCATCCAGCAAGAGTGGGCGGGGTAGGAAGAGTGGGCGGGGCAGGaagagtgggcggggcctggaCAGTCTGCTCAAACATGGCTTCTCTCAGGACTCCAGCAACAACAGCAATGCCAAAGTCAGCTACGGTTCTGGAAAAAATGAAGACTTCTTCTACATTAAAGTGAGCCAAAACCCAGGAGCAGGTCTCCAGAGGGGCACGGAAGACAAGGAAGACGAAGAAGAGGAGTTAACGGAGATGGGCCAGAGAAAAGGGACGCCGCTAGAACTGGTGCCTCTGTCTGAGAAACTAGACAAG AGTGCAGAAAATGCCGTGATCTGTCCTACAGCCTTCAAACCGGTCCTCCCACAGAGCTCCAGCTCATCAGTGGAGACCCACAACAACCTTAGCACCATCCTGGGGGTGCACGTCAGCCCCATCACCAGGTGGAGGGAGTCACAGGAGCCCAAGCAGGAGAGCACGTCAGGAACGCTCTCTGATTCCGGACACAACTCTATGACCAGTCTTCCCACCCACAGCACGGCCGGCAGCAGCCAGACAGACAACCTCAGCGCCTGCACTGGGAACCAACTGCACTACAGAGGCTCTTCCCCAAAGTCCGCCCTGcacggaggtgtgtgtgtgaacgggaCTACAGCTCCCAGCTTGGTGGTTAATGGGAATGACTGGACCATAAGCAACGGAGGTGCTGGTGGGACTGCAGACGCCAGCAGCAGATCGGTTGGAGTGCTGAGTCACAATGGGCCTAGCAACCTTAGCTGTGTACATGAATTGGGAAGTCTGAACAAGAACACCACCGATGCAACACTGACTCCGGACCCACTCCAACAACACAGGAGCCCCACCACGTCACCGGAGTCGAGAGGCGGCGTGCGCTCCCCCATCTCCACAGATGAGTCTCTGATCCAGCAGCTGGAGAGGAAACTTCTGGCCCGTGAGTCCGAGCTGGCTGAGCTGCACACGTGCTTTGAGGAGAAGGAGTCGGACTCTTGTAGGCTGTTTGAGGAGAATCAGCGCTACTGTGCAGACGAGATGGCAGGCCTGAAAAAGCGGTGCTCCACTAAACTCcgccag gcatCCCAGCGAGCTCTGCAGACTCAGCAAGAACTTCAGCTGCAGGTCCTCCAGCTCCAACAGGATAAGGAGCACCTGCAGGAGGAGGTGAAACAGCTGGTCCAGGACAAGGAGGTGGCTGAGAACCAGCTGAGGAGATACAGGAGCCAGCAGAACCAGTTAGCCCCCACGCTGGAGGAGACGCAGTGGGAG GTGTGTCAGAAGGCAGGTGAGATCTCTCTCCTCAAGCAGCAGCTGAAGGACTCAAAGTGTGATGTTGCGACCAAACTGAGGGAGATCGTTGCACTGAAAGCTTCCCTCCGAGAGAATAAAAGCTGTCTGCAGGATTTACAGCACAGGTCCAGAGAGTATGAGGAAGCCCTCCATTCACAGAGCATagagatgaag GTGTGTCAGAACGAACTCCAGAGGAAGAAAAATGAGGCAGATGTGCTCCGAGAGAAGGTCGGCAAGCTGGAGACAGACATCAGGGGAATGAAACAGGACCTGGCACTGGCGAAGGAGGAGCAGCTACAGTTACTCAACATGAGGGCCACACTGGAGGAGAACCGACTGCAACTGCAGCTCAGCCAGGCCAAGATGGAGGTCTCTGGGGCCTTCAGAGCCAAGATGGTGAATCCTGAGGGTTTGGGAAAGGGGAAAGGAGGCGAAATAAACATTGATGCCCTTCATAAGGAGGTGGACAGACTGAGAGAGCAACTGAAAGAagagaaacaaaagaaagacaAGATGATAAGTACCTTCCAAGAGGAGAGGCAAACGTGGAATACTGAAAAGGACAAAGTGATCAGGTACCAGAAGCAGCTGCAGTATAATTATCTGCAGATGCACAGGAAGAATCAAGACCTGGAGAAGATCCTGAGGGATCTCACCGCAGAGATGGAGAACAGGGTAGAGCAGGACCTGGACGCCCACAGAGGTGACCTGCACCATGACTCGATTGCCTCCGAGATCTGA